The following are encoded together in the Ovis canadensis isolate MfBH-ARS-UI-01 breed Bighorn chromosome 2, ARS-UI_OviCan_v2, whole genome shotgun sequence genome:
- the LOC138434629 gene encoding archaemetzincin-2-like, with product MQTVRHSEHTLKTALISKNPELVKQYEQLDPREQRLLNEAFRPGSDLFGPITLHSPSDWIISHPEAPQDFEEFFSDLHRKSPSSGKQTIYIQCIGLLGNTRSISEEYLKWLKGYCEAFFYGLTVKLLEPIPVSATRCSFRVNDSTRNLQIHTGQILTFLKKKKPEDAFCVVGITMIDLYPRDSWNFVFGQASLTEGIPF from the coding sequence ATGCAAACAGTACGGCACTCTGAACACACTCTGAAGACAGCCCTCATCTCAAAGAACCCAGAGCTTGTGAAGCAGTATGAGCAGTTGGACCCCAGGGAGCAGCGCTTGCTGAACGAGGCCTTCCGGCCAGGCAGCGATCTCTTTGGACCCATTACTTTGCATTCACCATCGGACTGGATAATCTCCCATCCTGAGGCTCCCCAAGACTTTGAAGAGTTTTTCAGTGATCTTCACAGAAAGAGCCCTTCTTCAGGGAAGCAGACTATTTACATACAGTGCATTGGATTGctgggaaacaccagaagtatcAGTGAAGAATATTTGAAATGGCTCAAGGGCTACTGTGAAGCCTTCTTCTATGGATTGACAGTCAAACTCCTAGAGCCGATTCCTGTCTCTGCAACCAGGTGTTCCTTTAGAGTCAACGATAGCACACGGAACCTTCAGATTCATACAGGGCAGATCCTGACgttcttaaaaaagaagaaaccgGAAGATGCCTTTTGTGTTGTGGGAATAACGATGATCGATCTTTACCCAAGAGATTCCTGGAATTTTGTCTTTGGACAGGCCTCTTTGACAGAGGGTATTCCTTTTTGA